From the Sphingomonas suaedae genome, one window contains:
- a CDS encoding lytic transglycosylase domain-containing protein, which yields MLASLFRSGLLLAGVSGVAVSSQVVQDGAEWYRAQFAALASQVLPAAPPSAASLQYTIDQWKRLQQSDRWPFGDYANFMLAHPGWPGEMSRRAAAETSLGSGTDSPSLAIRFFERFPPLTAAGRVRYAEALAISGRRAEADEQARRAWRSGAMRPDDETALIGAFSAALSPADHDARMDALLWQDARTAAARQLGFTSPQRRALFDARLALQSNAPDASSKAAAVEALGARDPGFIADRAMWYRANGASHSARSLLARSRTLDSRPGNVEEWYEVLLTNARAAESDRQYALAYAIASQVDDAFAPGTDVSDMGLGIRDDYTSLVWLAGTVAMQKLNRPADAVGMFDRYSRGSRTPTTQSKGIYWAGRAAEAAGQSAAARAYYERAAAYSDLYYGQLAAERLGRDLKAPPPVDTRKVSGEARTAFYNREVVRAAQMLGTLGRTEDQGYFLRQIAADATSEEDHVLATELSRTIGRPDLGVMVGRSALLNGLSDYTVAGYPSVRVPPGQESNFTMIHAIARQESQFDKAAISHAGARGLMQLMPGTAREVAGKLGLSYDRAALTTDTDYNIRLGSSYIQRMLDYYGGSYPLAVAAYNAGPGNVNKWIRANGDPRTSGVDMLEWIENIPIYETKNYVQRVLENAVVYDMLHPRHSRSRGPHRISWYLGKNRPG from the coding sequence ATGCTTGCCTCTTTGTTCAGAAGCGGGCTTCTGCTCGCCGGCGTATCGGGTGTCGCGGTCTCATCGCAGGTCGTGCAGGACGGTGCAGAATGGTATCGCGCGCAATTCGCTGCGCTCGCGTCGCAGGTCCTGCCTGCCGCGCCACCGTCTGCCGCGAGCCTCCAATATACGATCGATCAGTGGAAGCGGCTCCAGCAGTCCGATCGCTGGCCGTTCGGCGACTATGCCAATTTCATGCTTGCCCATCCCGGCTGGCCGGGAGAGATGAGCCGCCGCGCCGCTGCCGAAACGTCGCTGGGGTCAGGCACCGACTCCCCCTCCCTGGCGATCCGCTTCTTCGAGCGGTTTCCGCCGCTGACCGCCGCGGGCCGCGTCCGCTATGCCGAGGCGCTCGCCATTTCGGGCCGCCGCGCGGAAGCCGACGAACAGGCCCGCCGCGCCTGGCGCAGCGGCGCGATGCGGCCCGATGACGAAACCGCGCTGATCGGCGCCTTCTCCGCCGCCCTCTCCCCCGCCGACCATGACGCGCGGATGGACGCGCTGCTCTGGCAGGATGCGCGCACCGCCGCCGCACGCCAGCTCGGCTTCACCTCGCCGCAACGGCGCGCGCTGTTCGATGCGCGTCTCGCGCTTCAGTCCAACGCCCCGGATGCCTCATCCAAGGCTGCGGCGGTCGAAGCGCTGGGCGCCCGCGACCCCGGCTTCATCGCCGATCGCGCCATGTGGTATCGCGCCAATGGCGCCAGCCATTCCGCCCGCTCGCTGCTCGCCCGCAGCCGTACGCTCGACAGCCGCCCCGGCAATGTCGAGGAATGGTATGAGGTGCTGCTCACCAACGCGCGCGCCGCCGAGTCCGACCGGCAATATGCGCTCGCCTATGCGATCGCGAGCCAGGTCGACGACGCGTTCGCGCCGGGCACCGACGTCTCCGACATGGGGCTCGGAATCCGCGACGATTATACCAGCCTCGTCTGGCTTGCCGGCACGGTGGCGATGCAGAAGCTCAACCGTCCCGCCGATGCGGTCGGCATGTTCGACCGCTATTCGCGCGGATCGCGTACCCCGACGACGCAGTCCAAGGGCATCTACTGGGCCGGTCGCGCCGCCGAAGCTGCAGGCCAGTCGGCCGCCGCCCGCGCCTATTACGAACGCGCCGCCGCCTATTCGGACCTCTATTACGGCCAGCTCGCCGCTGAACGGCTGGGCCGCGACCTCAAGGCGCCACCGCCGGTCGACACCCGCAAGGTCAGCGGCGAGGCGCGCACTGCCTTCTACAATCGCGAGGTCGTGCGGGCCGCGCAGATGCTCGGCACGCTCGGCCGTACCGAGGACCAGGGCTATTTCCTGCGCCAGATCGCGGCCGACGCAACCAGCGAAGAGGACCATGTCCTCGCCACCGAACTCTCGCGCACCATCGGTCGCCCCGACCTTGGCGTCATGGTCGGGCGCAGCGCGCTGCTCAACGGTCTGAGCGATTACACCGTCGCGGGCTATCCATCGGTCCGGGTGCCGCCCGGGCAGGAATCGAACTTCACGATGATCCACGCCATCGCGCGCCAGGAAAGCCAGTTCGACAAGGCGGCGATCAGCCATGCGGGCGCGCGCGGCCTGATGCAGCTGATGCCCGGCACCGCGCGCGAAGTCGCGGGGAAGCTCGGCCTCAGCTATGATCGCGCCGCGCTCACCACCGACACGGATTACAATATCCGCCTGGGGTCGAGCTACATCCAGCGGATGCTCGACTATTATGGCGGCAGCTACCCGCTCGCTGTCGCCGCCTACAATGCCGGGCCGGGCAATGTGAACAAATGGATCCGCGCCAATGGCGACCCGCGCACGTCCGGCGTCGACATGCTCGAATGGATCGAGAATATTCCGATCTACGAGACCAAAAACTACGTCCAGCGCGTGCTGGAGAATGCCGTGGTGTACGACATGCTTCACCCCCGGCACTCCCGCTCGCGCGGACCGCACCGGATCAGCTGGTATCTGGGGAAGAACCGCCCGGGGTGA
- a CDS encoding GNAT family acetyltransferase gives MIAILPYAEAQFAEVDALWRTVFPEDPPHSHAAVAIPQKLAVQRDLLLVAQEDGHVLGTIMAGYDGHRGWLYKLAVHPKARGCGIAHSLVRSAERALTDLGCTKVNLQVRDTNRDAAAFWAHMGYAVEPRISMGRTL, from the coding sequence GTGATCGCGATCCTTCCCTACGCCGAGGCGCAGTTCGCGGAGGTGGACGCGCTGTGGCGCACCGTCTTTCCCGAGGATCCTCCGCACAGCCACGCCGCGGTCGCGATTCCGCAAAAGCTGGCCGTGCAGCGCGATCTGCTGCTGGTCGCACAGGAGGACGGCCACGTCCTCGGCACGATCATGGCGGGCTATGACGGGCATCGCGGCTGGCTCTACAAGCTCGCGGTACATCCCAAGGCGCGCGGCTGCGGCATCGCGCATTCGCTCGTCCGCAGTGCCGAGCGCGCGCTGACCGATCTGGGCTGCACCAAGGTCAATCTGCAGGTCCGCGACACCAACCGCGACGCCGCCGCCTTCTGGGCGCATATGGGCTATGCGGTCGAGCCGCGAATCAGCATGGGCCGCACGCTTTGA
- the greB gene encoding transcription elongation factor GreB, whose product MTDRPNYITPSGYSALKAEYDTLFSTERPALVETIAWAAGNGDRSENGDYIYGRKRLREIDRRLGWLARRMKAAKVVDPTRQEDHSKVWFGATVTIADEDDNHRTLTLVGDDEADAGAGRIGWNSPLARALRGAAVGDLRRVLLPAGEKEYEIVEIRYPAQV is encoded by the coding sequence TTGACCGACCGTCCGAACTACATCACCCCATCGGGCTATTCGGCGCTCAAGGCCGAATATGACACACTATTTTCCACCGAGCGCCCTGCGCTGGTCGAGACGATCGCCTGGGCAGCGGGCAATGGCGACCGCAGCGAGAACGGCGATTACATCTACGGCCGCAAGCGGTTGCGCGAGATCGACCGGCGGCTCGGCTGGCTGGCGCGGCGGATGAAGGCGGCCAAGGTCGTCGATCCGACGCGGCAGGAGGACCATTCCAAGGTCTGGTTCGGCGCCACCGTCACCATCGCCGACGAGGACGACAACCACCGCACGCTGACGCTGGTCGGCGATGACGAAGCGGATGCGGGCGCGGGCCGGATCGGCTGGAACTCGCCCCTCGCCCGCGCGCTGCGGGGCGCAGCTGTCGGCGATCTGCGCCGCGTGCTGCTCCCGGCTGGCGAGAAGGAATATGAGATCGTGGAAATCCGCTACCCGGCCCAGGTGTAG
- a CDS encoding DUF1206 domain-containing protein yields the protein MTASTRLTTLTRIGFATRGVLYSVIAYLVIRTGRAEGPGGALDYLSEGSGKVLLSVMAVGLLAYGMWRLADAALNIEDHEADKKGAMERAGAALSGLAHLFLTWQAIQLVQGVSSDGNSVQDSARTALTFPGGGVAILLAGAVVLVVGVVQLVRAWKGSFLRHLEPKMARRTWVKWSGRAGYAARGIVFLIVGYFLVAAGLDTTSSGVGGMDAALSWLESPVDVIVALGLFGFGIFSLVEARWRILQSVPVDRLT from the coding sequence ATGACTGCCAGCACACGCCTTACGACACTGACACGGATCGGATTTGCGACGCGCGGCGTGCTGTACAGCGTCATCGCATATCTGGTGATCCGGACCGGCCGCGCCGAGGGTCCAGGCGGGGCGCTCGACTATCTGAGCGAGGGGTCGGGCAAGGTGCTGCTAAGTGTCATGGCTGTAGGGCTGCTGGCCTATGGAATGTGGCGACTGGCCGACGCCGCGCTCAATATCGAAGATCACGAGGCCGACAAAAAGGGCGCGATGGAGCGGGCGGGTGCCGCGCTGAGCGGACTCGCCCATCTGTTTCTGACCTGGCAGGCGATCCAGCTGGTGCAGGGCGTGTCGTCCGATGGCAACAGCGTGCAGGATAGCGCGCGCACCGCGTTGACCTTTCCCGGGGGCGGCGTTGCGATCCTGCTTGCCGGGGCGGTCGTTCTGGTGGTCGGCGTCGTTCAGTTGGTGCGAGCCTGGAAGGGTTCGTTCCTGCGCCATCTCGAGCCGAAGATGGCGCGTCGGACATGGGTGAAGTGGAGCGGGCGGGCAGGTTATGCGGCGCGCGGCATTGTGTTTCTGATCGTCGGCTATTTCCTGGTCGCGGCTGGCCTGGACACGACGTCCAGCGGGGTCGGCGGGATGGACGCAGCGCTTTCATGGCTTGAAAGCCCGGTCGACGTGATCGTCGCATTGGGCCTGTTCGGATTTGGCATCTTCAGCCTGGTCGAGGCGCGTTGGCGGATACTCCAATCCGTGCCGGTCGACCGGCTCACCTAG
- a CDS encoding L-serine ammonia-lyase yields the protein MPDSTSAPTLDRAQTNIGIADLFTIGIGPSSSHTVGPMRAACAFAEAALDRGAPVSASCELFGSLALTGKGHATDIAVMLGLAGFQPESVDPDAVATIIATIRSEEQLKLGGQVPLPFVEGTHLVFRSDRFLPAHPNGMRFVAHYAEGEPYETFWYSIGGGAVVEGGCEPPQTNVKLPLPFSSGAELLSVAEAEGASIADIVRANEAAWRDDAETDAFIDSLRAAMSACIERGMRGEGELPGGLKVKRRARDLHARLMARGPRSDPSLVFDWVSLWALAVNEENAAGGRVVTAPTNGAAGVIPAVLRYYETFCASPTPAGARTFLLTAAAIGFLYKKRASISAAEMGCQGEVGVACSMAAAGLAAALGATNAQIENAAEIGMEHNLGLTCDPIGGLVQIPCIERNTMGAIKAINAAYLAMHGDGSHVVSLDAVIETMRQTGEDMRSKYKETAQGGLAVNVVAC from the coding sequence ATGCCCGATTCGACCAGCGCACCCACTTTGGATCGCGCCCAGACCAATATCGGCATCGCCGATCTGTTCACCATCGGCATCGGTCCGTCGAGTTCGCACACGGTTGGTCCGATGCGCGCGGCATGTGCCTTTGCCGAGGCGGCGCTGGATCGCGGGGCGCCGGTTTCCGCCTCTTGCGAGTTGTTCGGATCGCTGGCGCTGACCGGCAAGGGCCATGCGACCGATATCGCGGTGATGCTGGGCCTAGCCGGATTCCAGCCCGAGAGTGTCGATCCCGATGCGGTCGCGACGATCATCGCCACAATTCGCAGCGAAGAGCAGCTGAAGCTGGGCGGGCAGGTTCCCTTGCCGTTCGTCGAGGGAACGCATCTGGTCTTTCGCAGCGACCGCTTCCTGCCCGCCCATCCCAACGGGATGCGCTTCGTCGCGCATTATGCCGAGGGTGAGCCCTATGAGACCTTCTGGTATTCGATCGGCGGCGGAGCGGTGGTCGAGGGCGGGTGCGAGCCGCCGCAGACCAATGTGAAGCTGCCGCTTCCCTTCTCCTCCGGCGCCGAACTGCTGTCGGTGGCGGAGGCGGAGGGGGCGAGCATTGCCGATATCGTCCGCGCGAACGAGGCCGCCTGGCGCGACGATGCGGAGACCGATGCATTCATCGATTCGCTGCGCGCCGCGATGTCGGCCTGTATCGAACGGGGGATGCGCGGCGAGGGCGAGCTGCCCGGCGGATTGAAGGTCAAGCGCCGTGCGCGCGACCTGCACGCGCGGTTGATGGCGCGCGGGCCGCGATCCGATCCGTCTCTGGTGTTCGACTGGGTGAGCCTGTGGGCACTGGCCGTGAACGAGGAAAATGCCGCGGGCGGGCGCGTCGTTACAGCGCCGACCAATGGCGCCGCCGGTGTGATCCCGGCGGTGCTGCGTTATTATGAGACCTTTTGCGCGTCACCCACGCCCGCTGGTGCGCGCACCTTCCTGCTGACGGCGGCGGCGATCGGATTTCTCTACAAGAAGCGGGCGTCGATCAGCGCGGCGGAGATGGGGTGCCAGGGGGAGGTCGGGGTCGCCTGTTCGATGGCGGCGGCGGGGCTCGCGGCGGCGCTGGGCGCGACCAACGCGCAGATCGAGAATGCGGCCGAGATCGGGATGGAGCATAATCTGGGCCTCACCTGCGATCCCATCGGCGGGCTGGTGCAGATTCCGTGTATCGAGCGCAACACGATGGGCGCGATCAAGGCGATCAACGCCGCCTATCTGGCGATGCATGGCGATGGCAGCCATGTCGTCAGTCTGGACGCGGTGATCGAAACGATGCGCCAGACCGGCGAGGACATGCGCTCGAAATACAAGGAGACCGCGCAGGGTGGGCTGGCGGTGAATGTTGTGGCGTGTTGA
- a CDS encoding polyphosphate kinase 2 family protein, whose translation MSTSIDLSDFELGGKVDDYHDRLKALQERLSHIQTAHIIHKRRAIIVFEGWDAAGKGGIIKRLTAEWDPRYFEVWPISAPTPEELSHHFLWRFWRRLPAQHNIAVFDRSWYGRVLVERVEGYASEAEWRRGYDEINDFEAQQAETGATLIKIFVHVTQETQDKRLRERIETPWKRWKTGLDDYRNRARRADYLDAMHDTFARTSTDAAPWIVIDGNDKKAARIAALTAIADTLAACVPMDPPTLDPAVEKAARDAGVID comes from the coding sequence ATGAGCACGTCGATCGACCTTTCCGACTTCGAACTGGGCGGAAAGGTCGATGACTATCACGACCGCCTGAAGGCGCTGCAGGAGCGGCTCAGCCATATCCAGACGGCACACATCATCCACAAGCGCCGCGCGATCATCGTGTTCGAGGGCTGGGATGCGGCGGGCAAGGGCGGGATCATCAAGCGGCTGACCGCCGAATGGGACCCGCGCTACTTCGAGGTGTGGCCGATCTCCGCCCCGACGCCGGAGGAGCTGTCGCACCATTTCCTGTGGCGCTTCTGGCGGCGCTTGCCCGCCCAGCACAATATCGCTGTGTTCGACCGCAGCTGGTATGGTCGCGTGCTGGTCGAACGCGTGGAGGGCTATGCCAGCGAGGCCGAATGGCGGCGCGGCTATGACGAGATCAACGATTTCGAGGCGCAGCAGGCGGAGACCGGGGCGACGCTCATCAAGATCTTCGTTCATGTGACTCAGGAAACGCAGGATAAAAGGCTGCGCGAGCGGATCGAGACCCCGTGGAAGCGGTGGAAGACCGGCCTCGACGATTATCGCAACCGGGCGCGGCGCGCGGACTATCTGGATGCGATGCACGACACGTTCGCGCGGACCAGCACCGATGCGGCGCCGTGGATCGTGATCGACGGGAATGACAAGAAGGCGGCGCGCATCGCCGCGCTGACCGCGATTGCCGACACATTGGCCGCGTGCGTGCCGATGGACCCGCCGACGCTCGATCCGGCGGTCGAGAAGGCGGCGCGGGACGCGGGGGTGATCGACTGA
- the aspS gene encoding aspartate--tRNA ligase has protein sequence MHAYRTHTCGQLTADQVGETVRLSGWIHRKRDHGGVLFVDLRDHYGVTQIVADSDSPALPVLEGLRVESVVTIDGVVKARSDATVNANLATGAIEVFAKGVTVQSSAQELPMPVFGDSDYPEDIRLRYRFLDLRREGLHANIMLRSHVIASLRKRMIDQGFTEFQTPILTASSPEGARDYLVPSRVHPGKFYALPQAPQMFKQLLMVAGFDRYFQIAPCFRDEDARADRSPGEFYQLDFEMSYVTQDDVFAAIEPVLHGVFEEFADWQGKGRTVSPLPFKRIPYRESMLKYGNDKPDLRNPILISDVSSHFEGSGFGRFASIVEGGDVVRAIPAPGTADKSRKFFDDMNAWAQSEGFAGLGYATRKGGEWGGPIAKNHGEDKMSALADELGLGPDDGIFFAAGKEAQAAKLAGLARTRVGESLELIDKSRFEFCWIVDFPMFEYDEDAKKIDFSHNPFSMPQGELEALETKDPLDILAWQYDIVCNGIELSSGAIRNHRPEIMYKAFEIAGYSQQDVDTNFAGMINAFKFGAPPHGGSAPGVDRIVMLLADQPNIREVIVFPMNQKAEDLMMQAPSPVSDKQLKELNIRLAPQAMDNKG, from the coding sequence ATGCACGCCTATCGCACCCACACTTGCGGCCAGCTGACCGCCGATCAGGTCGGCGAGACCGTCCGCCTGTCGGGCTGGATCCATCGCAAGCGCGACCATGGCGGGGTGCTGTTCGTCGACCTGCGCGACCATTATGGCGTGACCCAGATCGTCGCGGACAGCGACTCGCCTGCGCTGCCGGTGCTGGAGGGACTCCGCGTCGAATCGGTGGTGACGATCGACGGCGTGGTCAAGGCGCGCAGTGACGCGACGGTGAACGCCAACCTGGCCACCGGCGCGATCGAGGTGTTCGCCAAGGGCGTTACGGTGCAGTCGTCGGCGCAGGAGCTGCCGATGCCGGTGTTCGGCGACAGCGATTATCCCGAGGATATCCGCCTGCGCTACCGCTTCCTCGACCTGCGGCGCGAAGGGCTGCACGCCAACATCATGCTGCGCAGCCATGTCATCGCGAGCCTGCGCAAGCGGATGATCGACCAGGGCTTTACCGAGTTCCAGACGCCAATCCTGACCGCGAGCAGCCCGGAGGGCGCGCGCGACTATCTGGTGCCGAGCCGCGTCCATCCGGGCAAATTCTACGCGCTCCCGCAGGCGCCGCAGATGTTCAAGCAGCTGCTGATGGTTGCTGGTTTCGATCGCTATTTCCAGATCGCGCCCTGTTTCCGCGACGAGGACGCCCGCGCCGACCGTTCGCCCGGCGAATTCTACCAGCTCGATTTCGAAATGAGCTATGTCACGCAGGACGATGTATTCGCGGCGATCGAGCCGGTGCTGCACGGCGTGTTCGAGGAATTTGCCGACTGGCAGGGTAAGGGGCGGACGGTCAGCCCGCTGCCGTTCAAGCGCATCCCGTACCGCGAATCGATGCTGAAATATGGCAACGACAAGCCCGACCTGCGCAACCCGATCCTGATATCGGATGTCAGCAGCCACTTCGAAGGCTCTGGTTTCGGGCGCTTTGCCTCGATCGTCGAGGGCGGCGATGTGGTCCGTGCGATCCCCGCGCCGGGGACTGCGGACAAGAGCCGCAAATTCTTCGACGATATGAACGCCTGGGCGCAGAGCGAGGGCTTTGCGGGCCTGGGCTATGCGACGCGCAAGGGCGGCGAATGGGGCGGCCCGATCGCCAAGAACCATGGCGAGGACAAGATGTCGGCGCTGGCCGACGAACTCGGCCTCGGCCCGGACGACGGCATCTTCTTTGCCGCGGGCAAGGAGGCACAGGCCGCCAAGCTCGCCGGTCTCGCGCGCACCCGCGTTGGCGAGAGCCTCGAGCTGATCGACAAGAGCCGGTTCGAATTCTGCTGGATCGTCGATTTCCCGATGTTCGAATATGACGAGGACGCGAAGAAGATCGACTTCAGCCACAACCCGTTCAGTATGCCGCAGGGCGAGCTGGAGGCGCTGGAGACCAAGGACCCGCTCGACATCCTCGCCTGGCAGTATGACATCGTCTGCAACGGCATCGAGCTGTCGTCGGGCGCGATCCGGAACCACCGGCCGGAGATCATGTACAAGGCGTTCGAGATCGCCGGGTACAGCCAGCAGGACGTGGACACCAATTTCGCGGGCATGATCAACGCATTCAAGTTCGGTGCCCCGCCGCATGGCGGCTCCGCCCCGGGGGTCGACCGCATCGTCATGCTGCTGGCCGACCAGCCGAACATCCGCGAGGTTATCGTCTTCCCGATGAACCAGAAGGCGGAGGACCTGATGATGCAGGCCCCGTCGCCGGTGAGTGACAAGCAGCTCAAGGAGCTGAACATCCGCCTCGCCCCGCAGGCGATGGACAATAAGGGCTGA
- the rnd gene encoding ribonuclease D — MHIHGLIEDSATLANLCTRLAQQPFITVDTEFMRENTFYPELCLIQIADTNEAAAIDPMAPGLDMTPLLDLLVNNEDVLKVFHAGGQDLEIVYNLTGKTPHPLFDTQVAAMALGQGEQIGYSNLVETYLGISVDKGARFTDWSRRPLDKRQIDYAIADVTHLSEIFPKMLAKLKKTGRGAWLDEEMERIADPENYRNDPEQAWQRIRISSRKAEVLGRLKALAAWREREAQQKNLPRGRIVKDETIADLAGNPPRKQADLTRVRGLSASWGGNDIGGRLMAALEAATPMPSDELPARDDRKLPLGKEGALVADLLKLLLKIRARDINVAARLLARTDDLEALAAGQRDDLAILRGWRFEQFGRDALALVEGQLGFTVRNGKLKMTRTEEPVP, encoded by the coding sequence ATGCATATTCACGGCCTGATCGAAGACTCGGCAACGCTTGCCAATCTCTGCACCCGCCTCGCGCAGCAACCGTTCATCACGGTGGATACCGAGTTCATGCGGGAAAACACCTTCTACCCCGAACTGTGCCTGATCCAGATCGCCGACACCAACGAGGCCGCGGCGATCGATCCGATGGCGCCGGGGCTCGACATGACCCCGTTGCTCGACCTGCTGGTCAACAATGAAGACGTGCTCAAGGTCTTCCACGCCGGCGGCCAGGACCTCGAGATTGTCTACAACCTGACCGGCAAGACGCCCCACCCGCTGTTCGATACCCAGGTCGCGGCGATGGCGCTGGGTCAGGGTGAGCAGATCGGCTATTCCAACCTCGTCGAGACCTATCTCGGCATCAGCGTGGACAAGGGCGCGCGCTTCACCGACTGGTCGCGCCGACCACTCGACAAGCGCCAGATCGATTATGCGATCGCCGATGTGACCCACCTCTCCGAAATCTTTCCCAAGATGCTCGCCAAGCTCAAAAAGACCGGGCGCGGCGCCTGGCTGGACGAGGAGATGGAGCGGATCGCCGATCCCGAAAACTACCGCAACGACCCCGAACAGGCATGGCAACGCATCCGCATCTCCAGCCGCAAGGCCGAAGTGCTGGGCCGTCTCAAGGCGCTCGCCGCATGGCGTGAACGCGAGGCGCAGCAGAAGAACCTGCCGCGCGGCCGCATCGTCAAGGACGAGACGATCGCCGATCTCGCCGGCAATCCGCCGCGAAAGCAGGCCGATCTCACCCGCGTACGCGGCCTTTCCGCCTCATGGGGCGGCAACGATATAGGCGGGCGGCTGATGGCCGCGCTTGAAGCCGCCACGCCGATGCCGAGCGACGAACTGCCCGCCCGCGACGACCGCAAGCTCCCGCTGGGCAAGGAAGGTGCGCTGGTCGCCGACCTGCTCAAGCTGCTGCTCAAGATCCGCGCGCGCGACATCAACGTCGCCGCCCGCCTGCTCGCACGCACCGACGATCTCGAAGCGCTGGCGGCGGGGCAGCGCGACGATCTGGCGATCCTGCGCGGCTGGCGCTTCGAACAGTTCGGCCGCGATGCGCTTGCGCTGGTCGAGGGTCAGCTTGGGTTCACCGTGCGCAATGGTAAGCTCAAGATGACCCGAACCGAGGAGCCCGTTCCATGA
- a CDS encoding I78 family peptidase inhibitor, with protein MKAATALLALALPVGLVACVEERPGPGTGIRECNADRVQALVGREAKPRVIERAKQRSGARTVRVIRPGQAVTMDFRSDRLNVELDDVNTIKALRCG; from the coding sequence ATGAAAGCCGCAACCGCCCTGCTCGCCCTTGCCCTTCCGGTCGGCCTTGTCGCCTGTGTCGAAGAACGCCCTGGGCCCGGCACCGGCATCCGCGAGTGCAATGCCGATCGCGTTCAGGCGCTGGTCGGCCGTGAGGCAAAGCCGCGCGTGATCGAGCGCGCAAAGCAGCGCTCGGGCGCCCGCACCGTCCGCGTCATCCGCCCGGGTCAGGCGGTGACCATGGATTTCCGCAGCGATCGGCTGAACGTCGAGCTGGACGATGTGAACACGATTAAGGCACTGCGCTGCGGGTGA
- a CDS encoding Ppx/GppA family phosphatase, with protein sequence MSVSALIFRRPRTDATPQTRRTGIIDIGSNSIRLVVYDGSARLPATLFNEKVMAGLGRSLAETGAIGEEALALATTALARFSSLAREMEVDSLRTVATAAVREASNGDRLIEIANALGLKVELLSGEAEAVAAGYGVLSGIPEADGIVGDLGGGSLELVRVVAGTVTDRVSFPLGVLRLEAIRAQGKGVLDKTVERMLGEAGWSKRGEGLPFYLVGGSWRALARLDMHLSGYPLPVIHEYAMPAATVTRLQRTIAQMGKSRIRAVPNLSSGRVATMEHAAALLGVLIRHLGSAETVASAFGLREGLLYGELSAEERREDPLVVATRDEARRSGRFPEHGDLLDRWIAPLFADDIEELARLRHAACLLADVGWRANPEFRAERGLEIALHGNWVGIDARGRAIVAQALFTSLGGGLESPAPVGQLALPDDLERARLWGLAMRLGQRLSGGVAGPLRRSSICVEDERLTLRLGEDDAPLYGEAVEKRHRALAGALGLTADVAVGG encoded by the coding sequence TTGAGCGTTTCCGCCCTGATCTTTCGCCGCCCGCGCACCGATGCGACGCCGCAGACCCGTCGCACCGGCATTATCGACATCGGATCGAACTCGATCCGGCTGGTCGTCTATGACGGGTCGGCACGATTGCCCGCGACGCTGTTCAACGAAAAGGTGATGGCGGGGCTGGGGCGCTCGCTCGCGGAAACGGGGGCGATCGGAGAGGAAGCGCTTGCCCTTGCGACGACCGCGTTGGCGCGTTTTTCGAGCCTGGCGCGCGAGATGGAGGTCGATTCGCTGCGCACGGTGGCGACCGCTGCGGTGCGCGAGGCGAGCAATGGTGACCGGCTGATCGAAATCGCAAACGCACTCGGCCTCAAGGTCGAGCTGCTGTCGGGCGAGGCCGAGGCGGTGGCCGCAGGCTATGGCGTGCTGTCGGGCATTCCGGAGGCTGACGGCATCGTCGGCGATCTGGGCGGTGGGTCGCTGGAGCTGGTGCGCGTGGTGGCGGGGACGGTGACCGATCGCGTGTCCTTCCCCCTCGGCGTGCTGCGGCTCGAAGCGATCCGCGCGCAGGGCAAGGGGGTGCTCGACAAGACCGTAGAGCGGATGCTGGGCGAGGCGGGGTGGAGCAAACGGGGCGAGGGCCTGCCTTTTTATCTTGTCGGCGGATCATGGCGTGCGCTGGCGCGGCTCGACATGCATCTCAGCGGCTATCCGCTGCCGGTGATCCATGAATATGCGATGCCCGCAGCGACGGTGACGCGCCTGCAGCGGACGATCGCGCAAATGGGGAAGAGCCGGATCCGCGCCGTGCCGAACCTGTCTTCGGGGCGTGTCGCAACGATGGAACATGCCGCTGCGCTGCTCGGCGTGCTCATCCGGCATTTGGGGAGCGCCGAGACGGTCGCCTCCGCATTCGGGCTGCGCGAAGGACTGCTTTATGGCGAGTTGAGCGCCGAGGAGCGGCGCGAGGACCCCCTGGTCGTCGCCACGCGCGACGAGGCGCGGCGATCGGGGCGGTTTCCCGAACATGGCGACCTGCTGGACCGGTGGATCGCGCCGCTGTTCGCGGACGATATCGAGGAACTGGCGCGGCTGCGCCATGCCGCCTGCCTTCTCGCCGATGTCGGATGGCGCGCCAATCCGGAATTTCGCGCCGAACGCGGCCTTGAGATCGCGCTGCACGGGAACTGGGTGGGGATCGACGCGCGGGGACGTGCGATCGTGGCACAGGCGCTGTTCACCTCATTGGGCGGCGGGCTCGAATCGCCTGCGCCGGTCGGGCAACTGGCCCTGCCCGACGATCTGGAGCGTGCGCGGCTCTGGGGGCTGGCGATGCGGCTGGGACAGCGGCTGTCGGGCGGCGTCGCGGGACCGTTGCGGCGATCGTCGATCTGCGTCGAAGACGAGCGGCTGACGCTAAGGCTGGGCGAGGACGACGCGCCGCTTTATGGCGAGGCGGTGGAGAAGCGCCACCGCGCGCTTGCGGGAGCGCTGGGGCTGACGGCGGATGTCGCGGTTGGGGGGTAG